CGGCTTATCTTTCGGACATTGCAACTGGTCGCTCGGTGGCAATTGCCGGAATCGAACTCGGCACGTTCAATCCGGCAATTCGCAGAAATGCGGCCAGCAACTCGTAGCCGCAATCGGTGAGAATCGATTCGGGATGAAATTGCAGGCCAATCACCGGATATTCTCGATGCGCCAGAGCCATCACCAGGCCGTCGGCCGTGCGGGCAGTAACTTCCAATTCCGGCGGCAGAGAATTTTCCTCCACCACCAGCGAATGATAACGGCCCACCGGCAAAGGATTGGGCAGCCCGGCAAAAATTCCTCGACCGCAATGCTGCACCAGCGACGCCCGGCCATGCACCGGCTCGGCAGCCTGCACAATTTTTCCGCCCCACGCGGCGGCGATAGTTTGATGCCCCAAGCAAATGCCCAACAGCGGCATTTCTCGATACAGCTGTTGCACCAGCTCGATGGACTTGCCCGCTTGCTGGGGCGTGCAGGGGCCGGGCGAAAACACGACCGCATTGGGCCGCAGTGCCCGCACTTTCGCAGTGTCCACCGCATCGTTGCGCACCACCAGCGTTTCCTGTCCCAGGCGCTGAAAATACCGAGCCAGGTTATGAACGAAGCTATCGTAATTGTCGATGAGCAGCAGCACGGCAGTGATCGGTGGTCAGTAATCAGTTGACGAACAAGACGGTTTTATGCTTATTTTAACGCCCGCAGCAGGCCTTCGGCCTTGGCCCAGGTTTCTTCGTATTCGCGCTGCGGATCGCTATGGGAAACAATGCCGCCGCCGACGGGCAATTGCCACCAGCCGCGGCCGGCCGTGATGGTGCGAATTAAAATGCTACTGTCCATTGCACCATCAAAGCCGAGGTAGCCCAAGGCCCCGCAATACGCGCCGCGGGCCGTGGGTTCCAATTCGGCGATGATTTCCATCGCCCGAACTTTGGGCGCGCCGGTAACCGAGCCGCCGGGAAATGCTGCCCGCAGCAAATCGAGCGGGCCGCAATTCTCGAACAGCGTGCCTTGCACGACCGACACCAAATGCTGCACGTAAGCATAGCGCTCCAAGCGGCACAGTTCGCTGACGGTTACGCTTTCCGGCTGGCAAACCCGCGACAAATCGTTGCGGAGTAAATCGACAATCATCACGTTTTCGGCCCGGTCTTTTTCGCTCGATAGCAAATCGGCAGCGGCGTGCTCATCGGCCTGGGATTGGGCGCTTCGGGCTCGGGTGCCTTTGATCGGCCGGGCTTCGACTTGTCGATTTTGCACTTGCAAAAACCGCTCCGGCGAGGCGCTGATAATTTGAAATTCACCGAGGTCGAAATAAGCGGCAAACGGAGCCGGGTTGCGCTCACGCAGTCGGAAGTACAGCGAGACGGAATCATCTACGGCCGGATGCAGCAGTCGTTGCGCCAGGTTCACCTGGAATACATCGCCGGCGTACACATATTCGATGCCGCGACGAACCATCGCCAAATAATCAGCCTGCGAAAAGTTGCTGGAAAGTCCGGCGATGTTTCCGACGGGATACTGATTTGCGATTGGTTTCCTGCTGCTCAAGTAGGCGAGTTTCTCCGAAACTCGCTTCGTGTCTCGGAGAGACACGGCAACGTGATCATCGGCCAACAGCCGCTGCATCTCTGCCGCGCGGCTTTTTGCCCGCCGGTATCGCAATTGCGGATCTTGCTCTGGAAATCCTTGCGAAATAATCCAAGCTTGTTCCGTTTCATGATCGTAGGCCAGCACAACATCGTAAACACCCAGCGTCAGTGCCGGGATACAAAATTCATCGAAGCGGGGCCTTGGTAAACGCTCCAGGCTGTGCGACAAATCGTAGGCAAACAATCCCGCGACCCCGCCTTGAAACGGCGGCAAATCGGGCAACGTGGGAGCCGCAAATTGATTCAATCGCCGCTGGATTCGATCCCAGGAAGAGACGTCTTCCGGCTTGGCTACCAGCAATTCAAACGGATCGGCGGCAATGAATGAGTACCGGCCCAAATGCGGTTCGACCATCGCACTGTCAAAGAAAATGCAATGTGGCCAGCGCGACAGCCGCCGAAACGCGTCGGCCGGATCAGGCGCGGCTTGCAGCGGAATGACTACGCCTGCCCAATGGTCGAGCGCTGACGGCTCGGCGCGCAATTCTGGTCCGCGATCAGATTGGCGGATCATAACGTTCTACGCTCGGTCATCGAAGACTCGGTTTTTCACGAGCGTCCACCATTCACTGCGATGGTTTGACCCGTGATGAATTCCGCTGCGGGTGATGCCAAAAATCGGGCGGCTTGGGCCACATCTTTCGGCGTGCCCCAACGACGCAACAACGATTCTTGCTCGGCCCGTTGCTGCCATTCGGGGCTGGCGTCGGCGCCCCAGGCGGTTTTAATCCAACCCGGCGCCAAGCAGTTGACGCGCACTTGAGGGGCCAGCGTTTTTGCCAGGCTGCGCGTGAAAGCCATGACGGCCCCTTTGGCTGTGGCGAACAGCTCGCCGGTATCGCCGGCCATGCCGGTTTCGGCCTGATCCCACCCGATATTGATGATGACGCCGCGGCCGCGCTGCTTCATGGTTTCGCCAATCATCTGCGACAATTGCACCGTGGCCAGCACGTCGATCTGCCACAGCCGCCGCAGTTTTTCCTCAAAATCAAGTTGACGGCCCTCGCCGGTGAGAACATTGGCGCCGGCATTGTTGATCCAAATATCGACGCTGCCGCGCCAATTCCAGGCGGCGGCAGTGAACGTGGCCACGGCCGGCTCACTGGCAAAATCGGCCAGCATTGTTTTCGATTGCCGACCCAGGCGAACAATTTCGGCGGTGGTTTCTTCCGCTCCGGCGCGGTTGTGGCCGGCGTGAACGAGCACATCGGCGCCGCCTGCAGCCAGTTCCAGTGCCATTGCCCGGCCGATGCCGCTGGAGGAACCGGTCACAACGGCTACGCGTCCGGCTAAGTCGGCGGAGGAAGAAGTCATGTCGTTGGCTCTCATGCGGCGCGGACACGTTGGTCGATTCCACCGTTGTAGTCGTCCCCGTCCAATCGGACAAGGCGGGGCGAGCAGGGAACGACATTCACTCGCCAGGGTACCATAGAGTAAGATGCGGCCGGTCAACTTATATCTTCACTGCCCAACCCCGGTGCTGCGGCCTACATGCTCAATTTGCAAGATCGCCTGACGAACTCCGTCTTTGTATTCCGCGGTTACAACGTAACCAATTTAGGGCGGACGGGCGAACTGCTGGCGCACCCTGCTTATGGGCCCATTGTGCAGAAACATTTACAAGAGGCTTCGCAAATTGCTAGCGATTTGCTGTCGCGCAAAATCGATTTGGTGGAGCGCGTGCGGCAAAAGCAGGAGACCAATCTGGAAGCATACGCAGACGCCATTGCCCTCATCTTGGCAACCTCGCAGGCCCAATTGAAACTGTTAGATGAGTTTTTCAACATCGAGTACGCTCGGGCACGGATGGCGTTTGGTTATAGCCTGGGCGAAATCAGCACGCTGGTCGCCGGCGGCGTGATGGATTTGGCTGCGGCCATGCACGTGCCGCTGTTAATGTCGGACG
This genomic window from Pirellulales bacterium contains:
- a CDS encoding aminodeoxychorismate/anthranilate synthase component II gives rise to the protein MLLLIDNYDSFVHNLARYFQRLGQETLVVRNDAVDTAKVRALRPNAVVFSPGPCTPQQAGKSIELVQQLYREMPLLGICLGHQTIAAAWGGKIVQAAEPVHGRASLVQHCGRGIFAGLPNPLPVGRYHSLVVEENSLPPELEVTARTADGLVMALAHREYPVIGLQFHPESILTDCGYELLAAFLRIAGLNVPSSIPAIATERPVAMSER
- a CDS encoding anthranilate synthase component I family protein, which gives rise to MIRQSDRGPELRAEPSALDHWAGVVIPLQAAPDPADAFRRLSRWPHCIFFDSAMVEPHLGRYSFIAADPFELLVAKPEDVSSWDRIQRRLNQFAAPTLPDLPPFQGGVAGLFAYDLSHSLERLPRPRFDEFCIPALTLGVYDVVLAYDHETEQAWIISQGFPEQDPQLRYRRAKSRAAEMQRLLADDHVAVSLRDTKRVSEKLAYLSSRKPIANQYPVGNIAGLSSNFSQADYLAMVRRGIEYVYAGDVFQVNLAQRLLHPAVDDSVSLYFRLRERNPAPFAAYFDLGEFQIISASPERFLQVQNRQVEARPIKGTRARSAQSQADEHAAADLLSSEKDRAENVMIVDLLRNDLSRVCQPESVTVSELCRLERYAYVQHLVSVVQGTLFENCGPLDLLRAAFPGGSVTGAPKVRAMEIIAELEPTARGAYCGALGYLGFDGAMDSSILIRTITAGRGWWQLPVGGGIVSHSDPQREYEETWAKAEGLLRALK
- a CDS encoding SDR family oxidoreductase; its protein translation is MRANDMTSSSADLAGRVAVVTGSSSGIGRAMALELAAGGADVLVHAGHNRAGAEETTAEIVRLGRQSKTMLADFASEPAVATFTAAAWNWRGSVDIWINNAGANVLTGEGRQLDFEEKLRRLWQIDVLATVQLSQMIGETMKQRGRGVIINIGWDQAETGMAGDTGELFATAKGAVMAFTRSLAKTLAPQVRVNCLAPGWIKTAWGADASPEWQQRAEQESLLRRWGTPKDVAQAARFLASPAAEFITGQTIAVNGGRS